One stretch of Halobacillus litoralis DNA includes these proteins:
- a CDS encoding zinc-binding alcohol dehydrogenase family protein, translating into MTKMKAVGLYEHLPIDHQDSLLDLEVEKPKAHNRDLLVRVKAVGVNPVDYKIRASNGEKEEEPKILGWDVSGIVEEVGPDSTLFQPGDEVYYAGDITRQGGNSEFHLIDERIVGKKPETLSFAESAALPLTSITAYEGLFERLNISSEPINNQNKSILIIGAAGGVGSIATQLAKKAGLTVVGTASRPETEEWVLGLGADHTINHYKAFTPQLRELGITNVDYIFCLNATEKHWDHMADSVAPQGKICSIVETDEPVDLTLLQQKSVTFVWELMFTRAMFQTDDMIEQHNLLNEVADLIDQSEIKTTLNKRLSPINAQNLKQAHQLLESGSSIGKIVVENFK; encoded by the coding sequence ATGACCAAAATGAAAGCCGTTGGACTTTATGAACATTTACCCATTGATCATCAAGACAGTTTATTAGACCTAGAAGTAGAAAAGCCTAAAGCCCACAATAGAGATTTATTAGTTCGTGTGAAAGCTGTAGGCGTGAATCCTGTCGATTATAAAATACGCGCCTCCAATGGCGAGAAGGAAGAAGAGCCTAAAATTCTTGGGTGGGATGTTTCAGGGATTGTAGAAGAAGTAGGTCCGGATAGTACGCTATTCCAGCCAGGGGATGAAGTATATTATGCGGGAGACATCACACGTCAAGGAGGGAACAGTGAGTTTCACCTTATTGATGAGCGAATCGTTGGAAAGAAACCAGAAACTTTATCTTTTGCTGAATCAGCCGCTCTTCCCCTCACATCTATAACAGCCTACGAAGGTTTGTTTGAGCGCTTGAATATCAGTTCAGAACCTATCAATAATCAAAATAAGTCCATTCTTATTATTGGAGCAGCAGGTGGCGTAGGGTCAATCGCGACACAACTCGCTAAAAAAGCAGGATTGACAGTCGTAGGTACTGCTTCCAGACCCGAGACGGAAGAATGGGTGCTAGGTCTTGGCGCGGATCATACCATTAACCACTATAAAGCATTCACCCCACAGTTAAGAGAATTAGGGATTACGAACGTGGATTATATTTTCTGTCTTAATGCTACAGAAAAACATTGGGATCATATGGCTGATTCTGTTGCTCCTCAAGGTAAGATCTGTTCAATCGTGGAAACAGATGAACCGGTCGATTTAACCTTATTGCAACAGAAAAGCGTGACGTTTGTGTGGGAACTTATGTTTACTCGGGCTATGTTCCAAACGGACGACATGATTGAACAGCACAACCTATTGAATGAGGTAGCAGATTTAATCGATCAAAGTGAAATAAAAACAACATTGAACAAGCGACTCTCTCCGATCAATGCACAAAATTTAAAACAAGCGCACCAATTACTAGAATCCGGTTCCTCTATAGGTAAAATTGTTGTAGAGAATTTCAAATAA
- a CDS encoding homocysteine S-methyltransferase family protein, with the protein MKRSLEQRLQDGPVICGEGYLFELERRGYLQAGSFVPEVALDNPQALKQTYRDFMHAGSDVVLAFTYNGHREKMRIIGKEELLEPLNRQAIRLAKEVAQEHPEEEALVAGNISNTNLFNPDDPEAVEKTRSMFAEMIGWCKEEGVDFVNGETFYYYEEALIALEEIQKHDLPAVITFGLMGENILRDGYEVEEACRLLEEKGALVVGMNCFRGPATMQPYVEKIRHTVDGYVGALPIPYRTTEEHPTFFNLPDGGCACTLPTETTFPTSLDPLYTNRYELAEWAKEAHSIGVNYLGLCCGASPAMLREVAESVGRTAVNSRYSPDMEKHFLFGNDDTLQDHITSYKTRA; encoded by the coding sequence TGGAGAAGGATACTTATTTGAGCTGGAGCGCCGCGGCTATTTACAGGCTGGATCCTTTGTTCCTGAAGTAGCCCTCGATAACCCACAGGCACTGAAACAGACGTACCGTGACTTTATGCACGCAGGCTCCGACGTCGTCTTAGCCTTTACCTATAACGGGCACCGCGAGAAAATGAGAATCATCGGCAAAGAGGAACTATTAGAGCCGCTTAACCGTCAGGCCATCCGCCTGGCTAAAGAAGTTGCTCAGGAGCACCCCGAGGAAGAAGCGCTCGTTGCCGGGAACATTTCCAACACGAACTTGTTCAACCCGGATGATCCTGAAGCTGTTGAAAAAACAAGAAGCATGTTTGCAGAGATGATCGGCTGGTGTAAGGAAGAAGGCGTAGATTTTGTAAATGGCGAGACCTTCTATTATTACGAAGAAGCGTTGATTGCTCTCGAAGAAATTCAAAAACATGACCTACCTGCCGTGATCACATTCGGTCTGATGGGAGAAAATATTCTGCGAGATGGCTACGAAGTGGAAGAAGCCTGCCGCTTATTAGAAGAAAAAGGCGCGCTTGTCGTCGGTATGAACTGCTTCCGCGGTCCAGCGACGATGCAGCCATATGTAGAAAAGATCCGACATACGGTAGACGGTTATGTAGGTGCCCTTCCCATTCCTTACCGCACGACGGAAGAACACCCTACCTTCTTCAACCTGCCGGACGGAGGCTGTGCCTGTACACTTCCAACGGAAACCACGTTCCCAACATCCCTGGATCCGCTCTACACGAACAGGTATGAACTTGCGGAGTGGGCCAAAGAAGCGCACAGCATTGGTGTGAACTACCTGGGACTCTGCTGTGGAGCTTCTCCTGCTATGCTTCGTGAAGTAGCAGAATCCGTCGGCCGCACAGCTGTAAACTCCAGGTATTCCCCGGATATGGAGAAACACTTCCTGTTCGGCAATGACGACACGCTGCAGGATCATATTACTTCTTATAAAACGAGAGCATAA
- a CDS encoding SDR family oxidoreductase, whose amino-acid sequence MEYNITAATGHLGEKITEELLKLVPKKDAAITVRNPDKAKQLFGDDINIKKADYNSEEEMTSAFTGTDVLIYIPSFTFPSHVRILEFEKAVNAAEKANVKQFIFVGFMADHENSPFKMSPFFGYVPRRLASSELKYTLTRNAMYADPLPPYLPELVEKGSLPYPAGDGKINFVSRQDIAKAVAQIAIRPELHGEKYTLTGDKDYSMEELASILSDISGETISYSPISNQEFAETYDEPKGFGPTLTSLYSAASRHLMDETTNDIEFITGEPPENLKHFIKRNYKM is encoded by the coding sequence ATGGAATATAATATAACGGCAGCAACAGGTCATCTTGGCGAGAAAATTACCGAAGAACTACTTAAGCTAGTTCCGAAAAAAGATGCTGCAATCACTGTGCGTAACCCAGATAAAGCAAAGCAATTATTTGGAGATGACATAAATATAAAAAAAGCGGATTATAATTCTGAAGAGGAAATGACCAGTGCGTTTACGGGTACGGATGTCTTAATTTATATCCCTAGTTTTACTTTCCCAAGTCACGTTAGAATTTTAGAATTTGAAAAAGCCGTTAATGCTGCTGAAAAAGCAAATGTTAAACAATTCATATTTGTAGGATTTATGGCAGATCATGAAAATAGTCCCTTCAAGATGAGCCCGTTCTTTGGTTATGTACCTCGGAGGTTGGCTTCAAGCGAATTAAAATACACGTTGACCCGTAATGCGATGTATGCAGACCCTTTACCCCCTTATCTACCGGAATTAGTCGAAAAGGGTTCCTTACCTTACCCGGCGGGTGACGGTAAGATAAACTTTGTATCAAGACAGGATATTGCAAAAGCGGTTGCACAAATTGCCATTCGTCCAGAATTACATGGGGAAAAGTACACTCTAACTGGTGATAAAGACTATTCTATGGAGGAGCTAGCGTCTATCCTTAGCGATATTAGCGGTGAAACCATCTCTTATTCTCCGATAAGTAATCAAGAGTTCGCTGAGACTTATGATGAACCCAAAGGTTTCGGACCCACTCTTACTTCCTTGTACTCGGCGGCTAGTCGTCATTTAATGGATGAGACAACAAATGATATTGAGTTCATTACAGGTGAACCACCTGAGAATTTAAAACATTTTATAAAACGAAATTATAAAATGTAG
- a CDS encoding winged helix-turn-helix transcriptional regulator, giving the protein MRANDKGSETHKRFLNCYSCPVEGTVDVIGGKWKSVIIYHLLDGKKRFNELKKLNSGITQRMLTLQLREMERDGIVHREVYPVVPPKVEYSLTDFGQSLEPIIQLMFDWGEQHVETVLNLRKKEDE; this is encoded by the coding sequence GTGAGAGCTAATGACAAAGGATCAGAAACGCACAAGCGATTCTTGAATTGTTATTCTTGTCCAGTAGAAGGGACCGTTGATGTAATCGGGGGCAAATGGAAAAGTGTCATCATCTATCATTTGCTGGATGGAAAGAAGAGATTTAATGAATTGAAAAAGCTGAACAGCGGGATAACCCAAAGAATGTTAACATTACAGCTCAGAGAAATGGAGAGAGATGGCATTGTGCATAGGGAAGTGTATCCGGTCGTTCCTCCAAAAGTAGAATATTCCCTAACTGATTTTGGACAGTCACTAGAGCCGATTATCCAGTTGATGTTTGATTGGGGCGAACAACATGTGGAAACAGTTTTAAATCTCAGAAAAAAAGAGGATGAATGA
- a CDS encoding M20/M25/M40 family metallo-hydrolase, whose amino-acid sequence MYNQIKDLPLSKQVEAISRALIEVESVNGTSGEANVANVIKKILLSFPYFSKHPEHTFEVHVPDDEHKRKNIFALLKSHKGHKQTIVYHAHMDTVGTDDYGSLKPSACDPTILENFFKNYAFDSKAREDAQSGEWLFGRGALDMKSGIAVHIANLLYFSEHIDELPGNLLLMINPDEESQHSGVISSIPELNRLKSEENLDYIMAVNTDFISPQYDQDPNRYIYTGSAGKLLPCFYIYGRETHVGDTLSGIDSTLVSAEINRRINNNLELTEDIKGEHILPPSCLYAKDQKERYNVQTAKSSQLYFNYFIYELSAKDVMDKLKVITEEACEEVTHKLASSYEAFTKQVGIPNYSQSWGIDVQTLEEYIQYLRSQGIEVADIIRKAGVQYKNLEPRIKGFKIVETLQLLDPDKKPRVLLFFGPPYLPHNYLQADNSRDQTLLEVIQANLSKTQEQTGESFAIKRFFPYLSDGSFLSLHESDEEISSLLQNFPDYEYTYPLPIKEIRDLNIPSVNMGVYGKDGHKWTERVHKPYSFDTLPMLIREISVELLSIYEHTSVKCFSSVH is encoded by the coding sequence ATGTATAATCAAATTAAGGATTTGCCCCTATCTAAACAAGTTGAAGCCATTTCACGTGCACTTATCGAAGTTGAAAGTGTAAACGGAACAAGTGGAGAAGCCAATGTGGCAAACGTCATTAAAAAGATCTTGCTGTCATTCCCTTACTTTTCAAAACATCCGGAACATACATTTGAGGTCCATGTACCTGATGATGAGCATAAGAGAAAAAACATATTCGCCTTATTAAAAAGTCATAAGGGTCACAAACAAACCATCGTGTACCACGCCCACATGGACACAGTAGGAACAGACGATTACGGATCATTAAAGCCTAGTGCCTGTGATCCTACCATTCTTGAAAACTTCTTTAAAAACTATGCCTTCGATTCAAAAGCAAGAGAAGATGCTCAATCCGGAGAGTGGCTATTCGGAAGAGGAGCATTAGATATGAAAAGCGGGATCGCCGTTCACATCGCTAACCTTCTTTATTTTTCAGAACACATAGATGAACTTCCCGGTAACCTATTGCTCATGATAAATCCTGACGAAGAAAGCCAGCATAGTGGTGTCATTTCATCTATTCCTGAATTAAATCGACTAAAATCTGAAGAAAACTTAGATTACATTATGGCTGTGAATACAGATTTTATCTCTCCCCAATATGATCAAGACCCTAATCGTTACATTTACACCGGTTCAGCAGGGAAACTACTTCCTTGTTTCTATATATACGGAAGAGAAACTCATGTGGGAGATACGCTGTCCGGAATAGATTCTACACTTGTATCTGCTGAAATTAACCGTCGAATCAACAATAACTTAGAATTAACGGAGGATATTAAAGGGGAACACATCTTACCTCCGTCTTGTTTGTATGCTAAAGATCAAAAAGAGCGTTACAATGTTCAAACAGCCAAGAGCAGCCAGCTTTATTTTAATTATTTTATTTATGAACTTTCAGCCAAGGATGTCATGGATAAGTTAAAGGTTATTACAGAAGAAGCCTGTGAAGAAGTGACACACAAACTCGCCTCTTCCTATGAGGCATTCACAAAGCAGGTGGGCATTCCTAATTATAGTCAGTCCTGGGGGATAGATGTTCAGACCCTTGAAGAATACATCCAATACTTACGTTCACAAGGGATCGAGGTTGCTGACATCATACGCAAGGCTGGGGTTCAGTACAAGAATCTAGAACCCAGAATAAAGGGTTTTAAAATAGTGGAGACATTACAACTGCTAGATCCTGATAAAAAGCCCAGAGTTCTTCTGTTTTTCGGACCTCCCTATCTTCCGCATAATTACTTGCAAGCTGACAATTCAAGAGATCAAACGCTCTTGGAAGTCATTCAAGCGAACTTATCGAAGACTCAAGAACAAACAGGAGAATCATTTGCTATCAAGCGGTTCTTTCCCTATCTGAGCGATGGAAGCTTCCTGTCACTCCATGAATCCGACGAAGAGATCTCTTCTTTACTGCAAAACTTTCCAGATTATGAGTACACGTATCCCCTCCCGATTAAGGAGATTCGTGATTTGAACATTCCTTCAGTAAACATGGGGGTCTACGGAAAGGACGGGCATAAATGGACGGAACGTGTTCACAAGCCTTACTCATTTGATACGCTCCCCATGCTTATCCGTGAAATAAGTGTGGAATTGCTAAGTATCTATGAACACACTAGTGTAAAGTGCTTCTCTTCTGTTCATTAA
- a CDS encoding MFS transporter, with the protein MNFNSSSKKVITVFVLGTFALGMTGNVVTGLLSQLSNEFDVTISTSGLLLSMYAVGVAFFGPILRLGTINYPPKLLLISLMSVFILSNVIAATAGSFEVLMFSRLLSSSMHAPFFGLCMMIAFNIAGSKKGTNAMARVQSGLSLAIMIGVPLGTLIGGVLDWRIVFWIMASLGVLTLLGIVFTTPNIRPAQLPDLKTELKVLKNKNVLMIIAVILFGFSGVFITYAYVEPMLREFGNFGLIEVSIGLFCFGLGGVMGNMVCGRIHPNRLTQWLLASFVFLSIVLSTFTLLLHIPVMGFLMCFLLGAGTFGTTPIFNSKIVMAATEAPLLSGTIAASAFNLSSFIGSSLGSMLLQNGFSYEWLTLISGGFMIIGIGLTIFTHHREDKTLFRNHAENVVS; encoded by the coding sequence TTGAATTTCAATTCTTCATCTAAAAAAGTAATAACAGTATTTGTGCTAGGTACCTTTGCTTTAGGAATGACAGGTAATGTTGTGACTGGTTTGCTTAGTCAACTGTCTAATGAATTTGATGTTACCATCTCAACATCTGGTTTATTACTAAGTATGTATGCGGTCGGAGTCGCTTTCTTCGGGCCGATTCTTAGACTGGGTACAATAAATTACCCACCAAAACTATTACTAATCAGCTTGATGTCTGTCTTCATTCTTAGTAATGTGATTGCTGCTACTGCAGGAAGCTTCGAGGTGTTAATGTTCTCACGCCTACTCTCTTCTTCTATGCATGCACCTTTTTTTGGGCTTTGTATGATGATTGCCTTTAACATCGCAGGATCTAAGAAGGGAACTAATGCAATGGCCCGTGTCCAGTCCGGACTATCCCTCGCTATAATGATCGGGGTACCTCTTGGGACTCTAATTGGTGGTGTGCTAGACTGGAGAATCGTTTTCTGGATAATGGCGAGTTTAGGAGTACTCACGCTTCTAGGGATTGTTTTCACTACACCTAATATAAGACCTGCCCAACTTCCTGATTTAAAAACTGAACTGAAGGTCCTGAAAAATAAGAATGTACTCATGATTATTGCCGTCATTTTATTCGGGTTCTCAGGAGTATTCATCACTTATGCCTATGTAGAACCGATGCTTAGGGAGTTTGGGAATTTTGGATTAATAGAGGTAAGTATTGGGTTGTTCTGCTTTGGTTTGGGAGGAGTCATGGGAAATATGGTTTGTGGCAGAATACATCCAAACCGGCTCACCCAATGGTTACTGGCGTCTTTCGTATTTTTGTCGATTGTATTGTCAACCTTTACTCTGTTGCTTCATATACCAGTCATGGGATTTTTGATGTGTTTCTTACTAGGGGCAGGAACATTTGGCACAACCCCCATATTTAATTCAAAGATTGTCATGGCCGCAACAGAAGCACCTTTACTTTCTGGAACGATAGCAGCATCAGCATTTAACTTGTCGAGCTTCATTGGTTCCTCTCTAGGATCCATGTTGTTGCAAAATGGCTTTTCCTATGAATGGCTCACCTTGATTTCAGGCGGGTTTATGATCATAGGTATTGGACTAACAATATTTACTCACCATCGAGAAGACAAGACATTGTTTCGAAACCATGCAGAAAATGTTGTCTCTTAA
- a CDS encoding GntR family transcriptional regulator: MGTKKPVEKIIVEKIKQAILERELAPGTQLRESVIAKKLNTSRTPIRNAYRKLEEEGYVYIIPNRGAYVIQPDINDLLQAFELRVELECVAAKFGLQKVTETDVIYLKNLMRDEVEAYKTKDSAQYIEINKRFHLLLAEKSGNKFAIEFLHKVIDQVDIYLRIYNVIDYKSGEDNQSLRKHEEIIQAIEQRDLSVVQKLLTEHLETTLTTLKGTAEGYKSLDDML, from the coding sequence GTGGGGACAAAAAAACCTGTGGAGAAAATAATTGTTGAAAAAATAAAACAAGCAATATTAGAACGAGAGCTGGCCCCAGGAACACAATTGAGAGAATCAGTGATTGCGAAAAAGCTGAATACGAGTAGGACGCCAATTCGTAATGCTTATCGGAAGTTAGAGGAAGAGGGGTATGTATATATCATCCCAAACCGTGGAGCCTATGTGATCCAGCCAGATATAAATGATCTTCTTCAAGCGTTTGAATTGAGAGTTGAACTGGAGTGTGTCGCTGCTAAGTTCGGATTGCAAAAAGTGACAGAAACGGATGTTATATATTTGAAGAACCTGATGAGGGATGAAGTAGAAGCCTACAAAACAAAGGATAGTGCTCAATATATTGAAATCAATAAGCGTTTTCATCTTTTACTTGCTGAAAAAAGCGGGAATAAATTTGCTATTGAATTCTTACATAAAGTCATTGATCAGGTGGATATCTATTTGAGGATTTATAATGTTATTGATTATAAGAGTGGAGAAGATAACCAAAGCTTGAGGAAGCATGAAGAAATCATTCAAGCTATAGAGCAAAGAGACCTTTCTGTGGTTCAAAAGTTATTGACGGAACACCTCGAGACCACTTTAACGACATTAAAAGGAACAGCAGAAGGTTATAAGTCTCTAGATGATATGCTGTGA
- a CDS encoding YczE/YyaS/YitT family protein → MFQVNRSYLRSMYYTAGIVILTMGIALTIQSKLGASPFDALLVGLYRTYGLTIGSWEIVVGFSMIIVNSIAEKRRPEFIALLTSFLTGVGIDFWVHSFKGWIEPETVMAQYLCLLLGLVILSLGIAVNLQADFAPNPFDRMMLVLRKLTGLNVSYSRAIISIVLVLIAGFYGGAIGVGTLIIAILSGVVIHYFMGYINGLDGWLSRKLPTYHNQ, encoded by the coding sequence GTGTTCCAAGTCAATCGTAGCTACCTGAGAAGCATGTATTACACAGCAGGCATTGTTATTCTCACGATGGGTATTGCTTTGACAATTCAGTCAAAGTTAGGTGCTTCCCCGTTTGATGCGCTCCTCGTCGGCTTATACCGGACGTATGGTTTAACGATTGGAAGCTGGGAAATCGTTGTTGGTTTTTCGATGATCATCGTCAATTCCATTGCTGAAAAGAGGCGGCCGGAATTCATTGCTTTGCTTACCTCATTCTTAACAGGAGTAGGTATCGATTTTTGGGTCCATAGCTTCAAGGGATGGATTGAGCCGGAAACAGTTATGGCTCAATATTTATGTTTACTTCTTGGGTTAGTCATTCTTAGTTTAGGCATTGCCGTCAATCTGCAAGCTGACTTTGCTCCCAATCCGTTTGACCGCATGATGCTTGTTTTAAGAAAATTAACTGGGTTGAATGTTTCTTACTCAAGAGCCATTATCAGTATCGTTCTCGTTCTGATCGCTGGTTTCTATGGAGGGGCAATAGGTGTGGGGACGCTAATTATCGCAATTCTTAGTGGCGTAGTGATTCATTATTTTATGGGGTATATAAACGGTTTGGACGGATGGCTGTCCAGGAAACTCCCAACGTACCATAATCAATAA
- a CDS encoding DUF4257 domain-containing protein, with product MNTILIAGCIGGMTGIVSHLMRNGKVLIFPKKRKRPKGIYLGFMADFLIGAAASVFAVTYIIPEPEVLRSLIGVSILAGMTAENVLLKRELNVEKAKVEGLDRINKRLK from the coding sequence ATGAATACGATACTTATTGCTGGGTGTATCGGGGGGATGACAGGCATTGTCTCTCATTTAATGAGAAATGGAAAGGTGCTGATCTTCCCTAAAAAAAGAAAACGGCCCAAGGGGATCTATTTAGGGTTCATGGCAGATTTCCTTATCGGGGCGGCAGCTTCAGTTTTCGCCGTTACCTATATTATCCCCGAGCCTGAGGTATTAAGGTCGCTTATCGGAGTTTCTATATTAGCGGGAATGACAGCGGAAAATGTATTGTTAAAAAGAGAATTGAATGTAGAAAAAGCGAAAGTAGAAGGATTGGATCGGATCAATAAGAGATTAAAATAG